A genomic segment from Candidatus Zixiibacteriota bacterium encodes:
- the xrtH gene encoding exosortase H, whose amino-acid sequence MKPSEHRKEKQEIKQATRKAKKEILRFYLLFPVFLFIIFFVYPFISPYFNSQLVTISSWTAGLLGFILNLFGINAHTSGPVLALNKLSIRVVSDCLGLSEILILISVIVAFPANYKKKLLGILFGIPVLYLINLLRVLFISVLGNWNPKTFNFMHIYFWQVAGILIVGGIWFFWIEKIVKYEKETRDIYS is encoded by the coding sequence ATGAAACCAAGTGAACACCGCAAGGAAAAACAAGAGATAAAACAGGCAACAAGGAAAGCAAAAAAAGAAATTCTGCGATTTTATCTGCTTTTTCCTGTGTTTTTATTCATAATCTTTTTTGTATATCCATTTATCAGCCCATATTTCAATTCTCAGTTGGTCACAATTTCGAGCTGGACCGCTGGTTTATTGGGATTCATTCTAAATCTTTTTGGAATAAATGCTCATACCAGCGGTCCTGTGCTTGCTTTGAATAAGCTGTCAATTAGGGTGGTGAGTGATTGTCTGGGATTATCTGAGATATTAATCCTAATATCTGTAATCGTGGCTTTTCCGGCCAATTATAAAAAGAAATTGCTAGGCATACTTTTCGGTATACCAGTGCTTTATTTGATTAATTTACTCAGAGTTTTATTCATCTCCGTTTTAGGCAACTGGAATCCAAAAACTTTCAATTTCATGCATATTTACTTCTGGCAGGTTGCGGGGATTTTGATAGTGGGAGGGATCTGGTTTTTCTGGATAGAAAAAATTGTAAAATATGAAAAAGAAACCAGAGATATTTATTCTTAA